Genomic segment of Octadecabacter arcticus 238:
TGTCGCGGCTGGCAAACAAATTGCAGCGCCGCCTTCAGGCACAGCAAAACCGAAGCTGGTCGTTTGACCAAGAAGAGGGCATTTTGGATGCGGGCCGCCTCGCGCGGATTGTGGCAAACCCGACTACGCCCCTGTCGTTCAAAGTCGAACAGGACACCGAATTTCGCGACACCTGCGTGACTTTGTTGCTGGATAATTCCGGATCCATGCGCGGCCGCCCGATTTCGATTGCCGCGATTTGCGCCGATGTTTTGGCGCGCACGTTGGAACGCTGTCAGGTGAAGGTCGAAATTCTTGGCTTTACCACGAAAGCTTGGAAAGGCGGGCTGAGCCGCGAAGAATGGCTGACCGAAGGTCGCCCGCAACAGCCCGGTCGTCTGAATGATTTGCGCCACATTATCTACAAACGCGCCGACGCACCGTGGCGTCGCAGTCGCGACAATTTGGGCCTGATGATGAAAGAAGGCTTGCTGAAAGAAAACATCGACGGGGAGGCGCTTGAATGGGCGCATCGGCGCATGGTTTCAAGACCAGAAGCGCGCAAAGTTTTGATGGTGATCAGTGATGGCGCCCCGGTCGACGATTCGACTTTGTCCGTTAACCCCGCGAATTATCTGGAAAAACACCTGCGCGATGTGATTGCTATGGTCGAGAAACGCAAAGCAATTGAACTCATCGCAATCGGCATCGGCCACGATGTAACGCGCTATTATGACAAGGCCGTCACCATCACCGATGTGGAACAATTGGCTGGCGCAATGACAGAACAGCTGGCCGGATTGTTTGAACCAGACCCACGCAAACGGGCGCGGGCACTTGGAATGCGCAAGTCGGGTTAAACGCTGCGCGAGCTGGGAATTTATCAACCAAAAAAGCGAGGACGCGCGCATGTTTCAGACATTTGAAGTGACATCATCGCCAGAAACGGGGCCCGCTCGGCTGGCCGCGCTGCGCGCCGAATTGGTAGCACAAAAGGTTGACGGCTTTATCGTCCCGCGCGCGGACCGGTTTCAGGGCGAATATGTGGCACCATGCGATGACCGTCTGGCGTGGTTGACGGGTTTCACCGGATCGGCGGGCTTTGCCTGTGTGCTGGCTGATGTGGCGGGCGTGTTCATTGACGGGCGCTACCGCATGCAAGTGCGCAGCCAAGTGGCAGACGTGTTCAGCCCCGTTCATTGGCCAGACGTACAATTGGCAGATTGGTTGAAAGACCAAAGCGGCGTTATAAGACTGGCGTTTGATCCCTGGCTGCACACGATGGCGCAAATCGAAGCCTTGGAAAAGGCATTGCACGGCACGGACGTTGTGTTGGTCCCGATGCAAAACTTGGTCGATGCGATTTGGTCGGATCGCCCTGCCCCGCCTCTTGCGCCGTTTAACGACTATTCCGACGATATGGCAGGTGAAACATCCCAAAGCAAACGTGCACGTTTGGCTGATGAATTGCGCGACGCGGGGCAAGCGGCAGCCCTGATCACATCGCCTGACTCTGTGGCGTGGTTGCTCAACATTCGCGGTACCGACATTGCACGCAACCCCGTTCCGCACGCAATGGCACTGCTTCAGGACAACGGCAACGTTGCGCTCTTTTGTGAGACGTCACAGGCAGCAGATCTGAGGTTAGACAACGGTGTGACAGTTGTCGCCGCGGGCCAGATGCTGGGGTCGCTTGTCGCGATGACAGCCCCCATCAGACTTGACCATGATCGCACACCATTTGCGATCCATCAGGCCTTGGCGCACGACAAAACCGTTGCGGGACAAGACCCCTGTGTGCTTCCAAAAGCCCGCAAAACAGATGCCGAAATCAAGGGTGCCCGCGAAGCACACCTGCGGGACGGCGCGGCGATGGTGCGGTTTCTTGCTTGGCTGGACGAAGAGGC
This window contains:
- a CDS encoding aminopeptidase P family protein, translated to MFQTFEVTSSPETGPARLAALRAELVAQKVDGFIVPRADRFQGEYVAPCDDRLAWLTGFTGSAGFACVLADVAGVFIDGRYRMQVRSQVADVFSPVHWPDVQLADWLKDQSGVIRLAFDPWLHTMAQIEALEKALHGTDVVLVPMQNLVDAIWSDRPAPPLAPFNDYSDDMAGETSQSKRARLADELRDAGQAAALITSPDSVAWLLNIRGTDIARNPVPHAMALLQDNGNVALFCETSQAADLRLDNGVTVVAAGQMLGSLVAMTAPIRLDHDRTPFAIHQALAHDKTVAGQDPCVLPKARKTDAEIKGAREAHLRDGAAMVRFLAWLDEEAPKGALTEIDVVTALEGFRRDTNALRDISFETICGAGPHGAIVHYRVNEDTNRPVSLGELLLVDSGGQYLDGTTDITRTIAIGNVGETERSCYTRVLQGMIAICRVRFPYLKSGGVTGSDLDALARYPLWLAGLDYDHGTGHGVGAYLSVHEGPQGLSRRAKTPLEVGMILSNEPGYYREGAFGIRIENLIVVTAADAIAGGDARDMLDFETLTFVPLDRRLIDVTLLSGGEHAWIDRYHSDTLHKIGPRVDGAALDWLTAACAPL